The nucleotide window tttattttttacttaacaacaacaacaaccataataataacaaaaaagaaaaagccTTAAACTTGTGCAAGTTTAACAAAGAATGTCACTctgaaaagaaatttaaatacaaataataaaaataaaaaaacgaacaACGAcgacattaataaaaaaataaacatttactaCCTGCTTTTCAATTTCTTTATCTTTGTATAGGAAGTGGAAGAAggtaaaaagagaaaaaaaaacatttgctcttttagtttttattgtaaGCAAAATAAGTCACCTTTTTAAAGACTTCCCTACAAAAAACAGGGGAAATATTAAGGTTTATGTGATAAGTTAGCAACATCTTACAGTATTAGAAAGTGAATTCTAGAGAACTGATTAGTTTATAGttgtttttacaaatataaCCATGATATATACAGCATTTCTAATTCGTTACCCGCTGCTTAAATTGCAATAATCCATTACTtttcacaattttaattaaatagacTAGTAAGAACAACAACAGCTATCCTTAGTATAAACAAagatttttcaatgaaaaattgtattgtttttgttcatttttctaattttctttttatttttggtttcatTTCTAATATACAAAGTCGTTAAATGATTTCagaatcgaaaataaaaattacatgcCAGACAGTTAAACAGACAGCAATTTATTTCATCTCAGCTGTGTTGTAGAAAAGTGTGGGTAAATGACTGTGTAGAATTATTTTGCTGTCTacaattaatacatttttggcCATTActttagaaattaaataaatgaatttggtaaatgTAACTAACAGTTGTAAACAAatgtaaatagaaaattaaggaaactgtttaataaataatgaatttaaactttatgaatttaaaattatgatagaaaataaaatttttagctatACACgaggaaaaacaaatttgtgtaactaaaaaacagttatacaaaaatgtttctatagaatacacaaagttttctatagtaataactgttatacacaaatttttctatagaacaaactattatacataaagttttctatagaaaaaacttataaataaatttttctatagaaaaaaaactgttatacacaaatatttctatagtaataaccagggaaaccaaaatatgcaaatgcatgttttttctggtgagtctaatgagcacatggataagatatttacacgtttcagaactatttaagaattttggcatcgatttgttagtgcatatttttgcatattttacccataaatacatatttttgcatatatttgttttaagagcatatttatgtcatattttgcgtttttagagcatattttactgtttaatagcatattttgagtttatcaaaaacaaatattgtcttacttatttttcgctgttgtgttacaggtttttacttcctttgtttaaaattcaaaattgaaaaatagatggcttttcaccaaaaaaaaaaaacaattcgaaaaatttttttatccaaaaaatgaaaaaactgaaaaaaaaatgtttgttcacctaaaaatatttaaattttttattttgaagtataattaggtgaagggtatataagattcggcacagccgaataaagctctcttacttgtttttatataaaataagcactattttaataatagcttcatctaaatatcaaattttagttctaattcaaacttaaccgttctaagtgttaaagaaatattgtcttttaaatttgctcctgtaacatcagttgatgtcgaaagaacattttctatgtttaaaaatgttttcagatccaatagacaacgatttttatttgaaaatttaagtaaattttttttggttaaaaattttgtaaaagtttgtttttttaagagcatattttttaaattttaagagcatattttaaagcttttactgcatatttaaagcgcctaaaacgctttttttagagcatatttccggtttccctggtaataactattatacacaaatttttctatagtaataaatgttatacacaaaattttctatagaaaaaaactgttatacacaaagtttgctataaaaaaactgttatacaaaaatgtttctatagaaaaaactgttatacacaaattttttttatagaagaaactgttatacacaaatttttctatagaaaaaactgttatacacaaatttgtctatagaaaaaactgttatacacaaatttttctatagaaaaaactgttatactaaaattCTTCTATAgcagaaactgttatacacaaattgttctatagaaaaaactgttatacacacatttttctatagaaaaaagctattatacacacatttttctatagaaaaaactgttatacacaaatttttctatagaaaaaactgttatacaaaaattcttctgtagaagaaactgttatacacaaattgttctatagaaaaaactgttatacacacatttttctatagaaaaaaactgttatacacacatttttctatagaaaaaactgttatacacaattttttctatagaataaacagttatacacaaattattctatagaaaaatctgttatacaaaaattcttctatagaaagactgttatacacaaattgttctatagaaaaaactgttatacacacatttttctatagaaaaaactgttatacacacatttttctatagaaaaaactgttctacacaattttttctatagaataaactgttatacacaaattatactatagaaaaaactgttatattcaaatgtttctacagaaaaaactgttatactcaaatttttctatagataaaaactgttatacataaatttttctaaaaaaaaaaatgttatatataaatgtttctatagaaaaaaattttataaacaaatttttctatagaaaaaactattatacacaaatttttctatagaagaaacagttttacacaaatttttctgtagaaaaatctgttatacacaaatttttctatagaataaactgttatacacacatttttctatagaaaaaactgttatacacacatttttctatggaaGAAACCgtcatacacaatttttttctatccaaaaacagttatacacaaagAAACTGTttcacacacatttttctatataagaaactgttatacacaaattttgctataGAAGAAACTGCTATACAcaaaagtttctatagaaaaaactgttacacacaaatgtttctatagaaaaaattgttatacacaaatttttctataaaaaaaactgttatacaaaaatttttctatagagaaaactattatacataaccttttctatagaaaaaacagttatacacaattttgtctatgaaaaaaactgttatacacaatactgttataaaaaaatttttccataaaaccactgttatacacaatcttttctatagaaaaaaactgttatacacaaacttttctatgaaaaaaactgttatacacaaatttttgtatagaagaaactgttataaacaaatttttctataaaaaaaccgtcatacataaatttattctatagaaaaacagttatacacaaatttttctacagaaaaaaactgttatacataaatttttctatagaaaaaactgttatacacatatttttctatagaaaaaactgttatacaaaaatgtttccataaaaccactgttatacacaatattttctatagaaaaaactgttatacacaaacttttctatgaaaaaaactgttatacacaatattttctatagaaaaaactgttatacaaaaatttttccataaaaccactgttatacacaatcttttctatagaaaaaactgttatacacaaacttttctatgaaaaaaactgttatacacaaatttttgtatagaagaaactcttatacacaaatttttctacagaaaaaaactgttatacattaatttttctatagaaaaaactgttatacacatatttttctatataagaaactgttatacacatatttttctacataagaaacagttatacacacatttttctagagaagaaactgttatatacaaatgtttctataaaaaatactgttatacacaaatatttctatataaaaaactgttatacccaaatttgtctataaaaaaacggctatacaaaaatttttgtatagaaaaaactgttatacacccatttttctacagaaaaaaactattatatacacttttttctacagaaaatttgtttataaaaaaatttgttatacacaatttgtcCAACAatgtttcaatagaaaaaactgtaatacacaaaatgtttctattgaaatttctacagaaatttttctatagaagaaactgttatacacacatttttatacagaaaaggaactgttatacacaaatttttgtatagaaaaaacttatatacaatttaattactttttcaaGATGAAATAGTcaaattttttaagataaagaaATTGAAAAGTCTTAAAATTCTAACTAACCTTATAAATAAAACTCTTGGTTCAATAACGTTAACTAACACCAACTAATTCATCAGATAAATGGTTACTGCCtgagttgtttttattgttcgctatataaaaactataattatTCTCTTCAACACCCCCAACTTCTTGACTTCTTCTTCTCATGCaggataaaacaaaaaaatcaagatCGAAAACACACATACCCGATGATTCCAGTGACTCTGATGTGTCTTCCTGCGAATCACAAGTCTCATCGCCAGATCTAAGGTCTATCTTGGGCCATGACAAAACAGTTCAACAGACCATAACTAAACTGCTAAATACCCTAGAACAGAGATCTTCTAGCAACTCCAATGAAGAGGATGATGATGAGGACGACGAGGAGGAGGAAGAAGAAGACACCGAAGAAGAAGTGGATAAAACTATAGACGGTGATGAAGAGGGAGATAAATCGGGTGATAAGTCGGTTGAAAAATCTAAAAGccacaaaaaacacaaaagcaAGAAACACATAGAAGAGCCGGTGATAACGGAAGAGGAAATCGATAGTATATGGGCGGATAAGTCACCGGAATATATGGcggccacgcccacttttataaaaacccaaattgataaaaatgtcaagGCACAACAATTAAAAGCCATACCGCCCGTAAGACTTAATGACGTTTTCACAAAAGGCTTACCAGTAGTTTTAAGTAGCACATCTAGCAATAGCACTTTCTTCCTTAAATCGAACACAGACAGTCCCACTGAAGATGGTGAAATCGATGCAGATGATAATAGAATTTATCAAAACAAACGATTTGAAACCAATTCACTTTCCTTTCCAGACtcgtacaaaaaattaaaagaaagtcCTTTATTTAATGCTGACATGTCCATAAATCTCAAAGAATTGGCCAAATTGTCCCAGACAATGACTACTCCTTCGCCTGCAATCAAAATTTCCCAGCTTAAATCAAAATCCTGCAAAAGTTCCACAAATCCTTCACCAGAATTATCCTTATCCCCTCAAGATCTTAGTTACAATAGTGTTTGCTCATCCAACAATTCGACACCCTATAGTAGCCTTAGTGATTATCAAGATCATGCCAAATCAAATGCAAATCCGTTTCCCATAAATGAtcataaatcaaataaatgttCTTATTTACCACAGTTTAGTCGTTCGGCGGTAGGCGGTTCCAAGTTCTTAACAAACTGCCATCCTTACAATGCGGAGGAATACGATGGCTTGGAGTTTGAATCACGGTTTGAATCGGGCAATTTAGCGAAAGCCATACAAATTACACCCACTTATTATGAGCTGTATTTGAGACCGGATTTGTACACCAGCCGCTCGAAACAATGGTTTTATTTTCGTGTGAAGCGGACCAAAAAGAATATGATTTATAGGTGAGCaaactttaattaaaacaagtttaaagatcttttataatataatgATATCCTTCCCCATTTCTTTTAGATTTTCCATTGTCAACTTAATAAAATCGGACAGTTTGTACAATGAAGGCATGCGACCGGTCATGTATTCCAACACAAAtgccaaaacaaaaaatgtcggCTGGAAACGTTGTGGCGACAACATCTGCTACTATCGTAACGATGATGAGTAAGTGGAGGAAAATGATTGATAAATGgattttataacaatattttgcaaaatataatcaatttaatagattttgttCAAAGAAAGctttctttttattataatataaatattattttctttcttttcttcctggcttttgttttgtcttctatctattttcatttattatttatccttaatgttttgacaaaatttctttatagcAGCCAGCCCAGTGAAGATGATGAGGATAATTCCTCTTATACATTGACTTTTAATATTGAGTT belongs to Calliphora vicina chromosome 4, idCalVici1.1, whole genome shotgun sequence and includes:
- the Nna1 gene encoding cytosolic carboxypeptidase Nna1 isoform X1, with protein sequence MKDDQKGFLGSFLSKGLKTNQLEVNTDEKTLRPIARLKEPRDLFALPKDKDNDCSQQAPRWPIECQVIEERIKHIPNVPLQPEPFYQQTGNELKPNPVGEENGIVVFNYNPISAVNYDKTKKSRSKTHIPDDSSDSDVSSCESQVSSPDLRSILGHDKTVQQTITKLLNTLEQRSSSNSNEEDDDEDDEEEEEEDTEEEVDKTIDGDEEGDKSGDKSVEKSKSHKKHKSKKHIEEPVITEEEIDSIWADKSPEYMAATPTFIKTQIDKNVKAQQLKAIPPVRLNDVFTKGLPVVLSSTSSNSTFFLKSNTDSPTEDGEIDADDNRIYQNKRFETNSLSFPDSYKKLKESPLFNADMSINLKELAKLSQTMTTPSPAIKISQLKSKSCKSSTNPSPELSLSPQDLSYNSVCSSNNSTPYSSLSDYQDHAKSNANPFPINDHKSNKCSYLPQFSRSAVGGSKFLTNCHPYNAEEYDGLEFESRFESGNLAKAIQITPTYYELYLRPDLYTSRSKQWFYFRVKRTKKNMIYRFSIVNLIKSDSLYNEGMRPVMYSNTNAKTKNVGWKRCGDNICYYRNDDDSQPSEDDEDNSSYTLTFNIEFEHDNDTVFFAHSYPYTYSDLQDYLMEIQKNPIKSKFCKLRLLCRTLAGNNVYYLTVTTPVANEEIMKRKKSIVVSARVHPSETPSSWMMKGLMDFITGESSVAKRLRHKFIFKLIPMLNPDGVIVGNTRNSLTGKDLNRQYRTVIRETYPSIWYTKALIKRLIDDCGVSMYCDMHAHSRRHNIFIYGCENKRNPEKKLTEQVFPLMLHKNVADKFSFENCKFKIQRSKEGTGRIVIWMLGITNSYTIEASFGGSLLGSRKGTHFTTTDYEHMGRGFCETLLDYCDENPNKVKRNTKLLKRIKKIRKREKREQKALKLKKLADQGCIIEEKFKVKQRTGKSVS
- the Nna1 gene encoding cytosolic carboxypeptidase Nna1 isoform X2, which gives rise to MEGNIGFLGSFLSKGLKTNQLEVNTDEKTLRPIARLKEPRDLFALPKDKDNDCSQQAPRWPIECQVIEERIKHIPNVPLQPEPFYQQTGNELKPNPVGEENGIVVFNYNPISAVNYDKTKKSRSKTHIPDDSSDSDVSSCESQVSSPDLRSILGHDKTVQQTITKLLNTLEQRSSSNSNEEDDDEDDEEEEEEDTEEEVDKTIDGDEEGDKSGDKSVEKSKSHKKHKSKKHIEEPVITEEEIDSIWADKSPEYMAATPTFIKTQIDKNVKAQQLKAIPPVRLNDVFTKGLPVVLSSTSSNSTFFLKSNTDSPTEDGEIDADDNRIYQNKRFETNSLSFPDSYKKLKESPLFNADMSINLKELAKLSQTMTTPSPAIKISQLKSKSCKSSTNPSPELSLSPQDLSYNSVCSSNNSTPYSSLSDYQDHAKSNANPFPINDHKSNKCSYLPQFSRSAVGGSKFLTNCHPYNAEEYDGLEFESRFESGNLAKAIQITPTYYELYLRPDLYTSRSKQWFYFRVKRTKKNMIYRFSIVNLIKSDSLYNEGMRPVMYSNTNAKTKNVGWKRCGDNICYYRNDDDSQPSEDDEDNSSYTLTFNIEFEHDNDTVFFAHSYPYTYSDLQDYLMEIQKNPIKSKFCKLRLLCRTLAGNNVYYLTVTTPVANEEIMKRKKSIVVSARVHPSETPSSWMMKGLMDFITGESSVAKRLRHKFIFKLIPMLNPDGVIVGNTRNSLTGKDLNRQYRTVIRETYPSIWYTKALIKRLIDDCGVSMYCDMHAHSRRHNIFIYGCENKRNPEKKLTEQVFPLMLHKNVADKFSFENCKFKIQRSKEGTGRIVIWMLGITNSYTIEASFGGSLLGSRKGTHFTTTDYEHMGRGFCETLLDYCDENPNKVKRNTKLLKRIKKIRKREKREQKALKLKKLADQGCIIEEKFKVKQRTGKSVS